The genomic DNA ATGTTTGTCCACTTTCACACCGGGAATCATCGAGAGGTCAACGACAATTCCGGAGTGCAACATTACCTCGGTGAACGTGGCACGCTCTTCCACCGACATCCCGTTGAAGTACACTGCCATAAAAAAGGCGGACATTTGATATTCGGGAATAGTACCGCTGACGAACCCCGTGATGAACGAATGCAGTTCATCCTTCGACAGCGAGCCGCCGTTGCGCTTCTTGCGGATGAGTTCAACAGGTGTCATACCTCACTCCGACCTTGTGAAGTAAAGAAAGAATTACACGAGCGACAGCAATTGCGGAAAGCTGTCGATGAGATAATCGGGATTGTACCGCCGCAGTTGTTCAGGGGATAGCGAACCGTATGTGACGGCACAAGTGGCAACGCCGGCGTTTTTTCCGGCAAGAATATCATTATCGGTATCACCGACCATCAACGTTTCGTTTGCGTTCCACTGCTGGTCGGTGATGATCAAATTGACGATGAACGGATCGGGTTTGTACGGAATGCCGTCACTCCCCTGCAACTGAACGAAGAGTTCGGTGATGCCGAAATGATCGGTTGCCCGACGGATACCCTGTCCCTTTTTGGTTGAAGCAATCGCCATTCTCTTTCCCTGCAAATGGAGAATCTCGAGAGTCTCACGAACACCCGGAAAGAGCTTTGTCGTTTCGAGAGATCTGGGCCGGTAGTAATCGGAGTACATTTGAGCCGCCTCGGGAATGCGATCATGCAACTCAGCCGGAAGAAGCGTGGAGAACGTCTCCTCCAGCGTTTTACCGATGTACGGAAACAGCATTTCTTTGGGGACATTGTGCACGCCCAGTTGGTGCAGCACCCACACTTGTGCGCCCGCTATATCGTGTTTGGAGTCGGTCAGTGTTCCGTCAAAATCGAAAATGAGATTGTTAAAACCCATTTCTCAACACTCCACTTTCACGACAAACCGGCGTTTGCATTTCTCGCATTCCAATTCCACTGTTACCCAATTATTCCGTTCGTAGTATGAGATTTCCGCGAGCTCGCCGCCGCATACCTGCACAATGCACGATTTCAGATCGAGCCGATATGTTCTGTTTGAGGGATACGACGAGCGTTCCACTGCTATACCTCCCGTTCACGATATCGTTGGGCAAGCAACAACCCGATGATGGTTTTGCTATCTTTCAGTTCGCCGCGTTCCGCCATCTTCACGGCATCTGAAAGAGGAAGGAAATGAACTGTCATGGAAAGCTCGCCCTCCTCGCGCTTGTGCCCGTCTTCGGCCTGATGCAAATCCGTGGCAAGATAAATATGCAGCTCTTCATCACAGAATCCCGGCGTAGTATAGATGGATGTCAGCTTGTGCAGCGATGAAGCAAGCCAGCCGGTCTCCTCTTCGAGTTCACGCCGCGCGGCAGCCGCGGGATCCTCGCCCTTGTCCAGTTTTCCCGCCGGCAATTCCAGCACGTGTACTCCAAGAGGATAGCGAAGCTGGCGCACCATCATTACCATTCCGCTATCGAGCAGGGGCACGACAACGGCGCCGCCGGGATGACGGGCTATTTCCCGGACACCCGTGTTTCCGGACGGATATTCAACCTGATCCACTATCAGGTCGAATACTTTTCCCGTATACAACACATCACGCTTGAGGCGTTTCAGATCCATCAGGAGGAGGCTTTCATGTGAACGACACGCTGAGGAAACGGAATCTCGATATTGTGTTTGTTGAGTGCTTCATAGATTTGTTCCCGCAGGTCGCATTCAGCTTTGTATCGCTTCGTAAAATCCGATGCGCGGGCAATCAGGGTGAACTCAAGCGCCGAGTCGTTCATGGCTGTCAAGAATACATCGGGCGGAGGGTCGGCTAGAATATCGGGGTGATTTCGGGCAATATCGAGAAGAATCGACCGCACACGCGACGCTTCTGTTCCATACGCAACGCCCACCTTGACAATCGCCCGCATCTGATTGTGCGGATAGGCGAAATTCACGATACGGCCCTTGACGAGTTCTGCGTTGGGCACGACAATCACGTTGCTGTCAAAGTTCATGATCAATGTGGAGCGCAACCCGATTTGCTGCACGTCGCCAACCTGCCCCGTCGGCAGCTCAATCCGGTCGCCCACGCGGAACGGCCGGTCGGCAAGAATGACAAAGCCGGCAATCATGTTCGCCAGTGTATCCTGAGCAGCAAGCGCCACGGCAAGGGAGCCGACGCCAAGCGAAACGAGCAGACTTCCGATGTTAACGTCAAAATGGTCGAGAACAATAATCGCCGCCACCAACCCCACAATCAACCCGACAATCTTGGTCGCCAACGGACCTAACGTTCGCTTGAGCTGGGAAGCATCATCCGACACGCGGTCAAGCGACCAGTTGATCAACACACGGAGTATGCCGAGAATCACTCTGACAAGAACGAAGATACCGGCAAGATACACCAGTGTATCGGCGTAGCCGAGAATCTGCAACAAGGTGACATCGCCCGCATTTGTTGCTTTCCGGATCTCCTGAAGCCCGATGTGCAGCCCGAAAATGACCATCATTGACCTGACATTCCGTTGCAATGTCGCAACGACCAGGTCGTCAAGTTCAGTTTCTGTTTTGGAGAACACCTTCCGCGCGAACCAGCCCATCGTTCGCTTCACGAGCGATGAGAGGAACGTAAACACTACAACAATCACTACTGCAATAATGCTGTGGTAGAGCAGCGTGTTGTTCACGATATGTTCCAACCAACCGGACATTTCCATATTCCCTGCTTACAATGTTGTTGCCTGTGCCGCCGCATTGCCGCGGCTGCCGGGTTTTGTGACGGGAATGCCCTGCGTGCACATCGGGCATCCTTCCTGCTTGTATGCAACAACCTCCATGTAGAGCGTCGCAAACTGGCCACCCCCGGCCTCTGTTTCAAACTTCACCGTGCCGCCGCTCCGGTCAACAATGTAGCCGACACCGGCGACAAGCCCGCGTTTTTCTTTCACGATTTTGATGACTTCATGAACCGAACCGCCCGTGGTAACGACATCCTCGCACACCAACACGCGTTCGCCTTCAGCAATGTCAA from Bacteroidota bacterium includes the following:
- the pyrE gene encoding orotate phosphoribosyltransferase; protein product: MNQAEVLSLFKQTGALLEGHFQLTSGLHSSQYFQCAKVLQYPNHAEVLCGAIAAHFGKGRFDAVVAPALGGIVVGQEVGRQLGIRTMFTERKDGTMQLRRGFDIAEGERVLVCEDVVTTGGSVHEVIKIVKEKRGLVAGVGYIVDRSGGTVKFETEAGGGQFATLYMEVVAYKQEGCPMCTQGIPVTKPGSRGNAAAQATTL
- a CDS encoding mechanosensitive ion channel, which gives rise to MEMSGWLEHIVNNTLLYHSIIAVVIVVVFTFLSSLVKRTMGWFARKVFSKTETELDDLVVATLQRNVRSMMVIFGLHIGLQEIRKATNAGDVTLLQILGYADTLVYLAGIFVLVRVILGILRVLINWSLDRVSDDASQLKRTLGPLATKIVGLIVGLVAAIIVLDHFDVNIGSLLVSLGVGSLAVALAAQDTLANMIAGFVILADRPFRVGDRIELPTGQVGDVQQIGLRSTLIMNFDSNVIVVPNAELVKGRIVNFAYPHNQMRAIVKVGVAYGTEASRVRSILLDIARNHPDILADPPPDVFLTAMNDSALEFTLIARASDFTKRYKAECDLREQIYEALNKHNIEIPFPQRVVHMKASS
- a CDS encoding HAD-IA family hydrolase gives rise to the protein MGFNNLIFDFDGTLTDSKHDIAGAQVWVLHQLGVHNVPKEMLFPYIGKTLEETFSTLLPAELHDRIPEAAQMYSDYYRPRSLETTKLFPGVRETLEILHLQGKRMAIASTKKGQGIRRATDHFGITELFVQLQGSDGIPYKPDPFIVNLIITDQQWNANETLMVGDTDNDILAGKNAGVATCAVTYGSLSPEQLRRYNPDYLIDSFPQLLSLV
- a CDS encoding NUDIX hydrolase — encoded protein: MDLKRLKRDVLYTGKVFDLIVDQVEYPSGNTGVREIARHPGGAVVVPLLDSGMVMMVRQLRYPLGVHVLELPAGKLDKGEDPAAAARRELEEETGWLASSLHKLTSIYTTPGFCDEELHIYLATDLHQAEDGHKREEGELSMTVHFLPLSDAVKMAERGELKDSKTIIGLLLAQRYREREV